The genomic window CATAATAAATTGTACGAACTCTGGTTTTAATTTCCTGCGAAGTCAACTGTGCTTCGGCTTTAGCTTTATTAAAATCGGCTTGTAATGCTTTTCTCTGATTGCTGTAAACAGTAGGAAAAGCAAAAGTCTGACTGATTCCAAAACGAGTATCTTTCTGCGCGCTATTAAATTGGCCATAATCGGCATCTATTTGTGTCTGCGGAAGATTATAAGCCGTTTTCTGCAAATGGTTTTTAGACTGTTCGTTTAATTTAGCCGATTTAATTGTTCTGTTATTTTGAATCGCAATAGAAATAGATTCGTCAAGCGAAATTGGTAATTGCTGTGCATTTGCCATATTACCAATAAAAAGAATGCTTAATAAAATGGTCAGATTGTTCATGTATTTTTTTCTTTTTTTAGTAAAAACTTTAGCGTGATAGGTCATTAAATAAATGGCTGGAAGCACAAAAAGCGTTAAAAGAGTTGCTGTCACCAATCCGCCAATAACCACGGTTGCCAGCGGTCGCTGCACCTCTGCTCCTGCTCCGTTACTTAATGCCATTGGCAAAAATCCTAACGAAGCTACGGCAGCTGTCATTAAGACCGGACGCAATCTGTTTTTGGTTCCCAATAGAATAATATCAAAAGGATCTGTGATTTCGCCATGTTTTTGAATTCGGTTAAATTCGGATATCAAAACAATTCCGTTTAATACTGCAACTCCAAAAAGCGCAATAAAACCAACTCCAGCAGAAATACTAAAAGGCATATCTCGCATGACTAATGCAAAAACACCTCCAATTGCTGATAATGGAATAGCGGTAAAAATGATAATTCCTTCTTTAAACGATCTAAAAGCAAAATACAACAGCGCAAAAATCATTAATAAAGCGGCAGGAACTGCAACTCCCAATCTTGCTTTGGCTTGCTGCAAATTCTCAAAAGCACCTCCATAAGTAATATAATAGCCTGGATCAAATTTGATTTGCTGATTTACTTTTTCCTGCAATTCTTCTACAATTGACTGTACATCTCTACCTCGAACATTAAATCCAACAATGATTCTACGTTTTGCATTTTCTCTTTGAATCTGATTTGGACCTTCCACTTCATCCACTTTTGCTACTTGATAAAGCGGAATCTGCATTCCTGATGGTGTTGCAACTAACAGATTTCGAACATCTTCAATTCCTTTCCTTTCATTATCTTCCACACGAACAACCATATCAAAACGTTTTTCACCTTCATAAATACTTCCGGCAACAGCTCCTGCAAAAGCGGCATTAATTGTTGCATTTACATCTGCAACACGCAAACCATATTTGGCCATTTCTGCCCAATTGTAATCAATTACGATTTGAGGCATTCCAGTTACTTTTTCTACATAAAGATCCGCCGCACCTTCAACGGTTTTGCTAATGTTTCCAAGTTTTTCGGCATACTCTGAAAGCTTTTGAAGATCTTCTCCGTAAATTTTACAAACCAAATCTTGTTTAGCCCCTGTCATTAATTCGTTAAAACGCATTTGTACAGGAAACTGAAACCCTGTTGTAACTCCAGGCGCAATTCGTTTAACGGTTTTCGTCATTTTATCAGCCAATTCTGGAAACGAAGAAGCGCTTGTCCATTCTGATTTGTCCTTTAAAACAATAATCATATCCCCACCTTCAATTGGCATAGGATCGGTTGGAATTTCGGCACTTCCAATTCTAGAAACTACTTGCTGTACTTCTGGATATTCTCTCTTTAATTCTTTAGAAATTTTTGTGATTGTTTCTGTTGTCGTAGAAAGATTAGTTCCTAAAAGCAAACGCGTTTCTACAGCAAAATCTCCTTCTTCTAATTGCGGAATAAATTCTCCTCCCATTCTTCCGAATAATAAAACCGCTATTCCAAAAAGCACAAATGCTCCAATTACAATTGCTTTTCTAATACGCAAAGCTTTAGTAAGCCATCCTTCATAAGCGTTTTCTAATCTTTCCATAATGCGGTCAGAAAGATTCTTTTTATGGCTGATTTTTTTACTTAAAAACAAAGCGCTGACCATTGGAACATACGTAAGCGATAAGATGAAAGCTCCTAAAATGGCAAAAGCAACAGTTTGAGCCATTGGTTTGAACATTTTACCTTCAATTCCCTGTAAAGAAAGAATTGGCAAATACACAATCAGAATAATGATTTGTCCAAAAACCGCCGCATTCATCATGCGCGCTGCAGATCCTGTCACTTCTTTATCCATTTCGTCCTGAGAAATATTCGAAACAGATTGGTATTTTTTTGAACTGTGAAGATGATGCAGAATGGCTTCAACAATAATTACAGCTCCATCTACAATTAATCCGAAATCTAGAGCACCAAGACTCATAAGGTTTCCGCTTACGCCAAAAGTATTCATCATAATAATGGCAAAAAGCATCGCTAGCGGAATTACAGAAGCTACAATAAAACCTGCTCTAAGGTTTCCGAGGAATAAAACCAAAATAAGAACAACGATTAGTGCCCCTTCAATCAAGTTTTTTTCTACTGTTCCAATGGCATTATCCACCATTTTAGTTCTGTCCAAGAAAGGTTCAATTTTTAAACCTTCGGGAAGAATTTTCTCAATCTGAGCAATTTTATCTTTTACATTAACAATAACATTATTGGCGTTTTCACCTTTCAGCATCATTACAATTCCTCCGACAGATTCTCCGTATTCATCTGTTGTTAAAGCGCCGTAACGAATCGCAGAAGAAATCTTAACATCAGCAACGTCTTTAACTAAAATCGGGAGGCCACCTTGCGTACTTTTAACGACAATGTTTTCAATATCTTTAATGCTCTTGGCTAAACCAGTACTTCTAATGTACGAAACGGTTGGGCCTTTCTCAATATAAGCTCCTCCAGTATTTTCATTACTAGTATTTAAAGCGATAAAAACTTCACTTATCGTTAAATTTTGAGCTTTTAATCGGGCTGGATTTACAGCAATTTCATATTGTTTTAATTTCCCTCCAAAAGTTGAAACATCGGCAATTCCAGCAGTTCCTAAAAGCTGCCTTCTAATTGTCCAATCTTGGATTGTTCTGAGATCTTCTAGAGAATATTTCTCTTCAAAGCCCGGTTTTGGTTTTAGAACATATTGATAAATTTCTCCCAATCCTGTAGTTACTGGAGCCATTTCGGGTCTGTTGGCATTTCTATCAATTTCTACTTGCTGCAGTCTTTCTGTAATTTGCTGTCTAGCCCAATACACATCGGCATCATCTTCAAAAACAACACTTACTAATGAAAGTCCGAATCGCGAAATACTACGGCTTTCTTTAAGATGTGGAATATTGCTAATAGCTTGTTCAATCGGAAATGTAATTAATCTCTCTACATCTTCGGCTCCAAGCGAAGGGGCAGTTGTAATAATTTGCACCTGATTATTGGTGATGTCTGGTACGGCATCAATTGGCAATTGAGTAACCTCATACACACCGTAGATAATCCACAGCAGTGTAAAGATTCCAATTGCCAGTTTGTTCTTAACTGAGAACTGAATTACTTTATTAAGCATAATGTATTAATTAGAAAATAATAAATGAGCAACCAAAAACATTGCGTTTTAGTCGCTTCAATAAAAATTTTTAAAAAAACTTATGCTACCGGTGGTCGGAATAAGGAAAGTAAATTTGGATCTGAATGTAGATCAGATCTATAAGTTGGTATTTTTAATTGTGGTAATTCTGGATTGAAAGGAATTGGCACTAAATCCTTCTCGTCTAAAATGAAAACAAAATGAAAAGTGTTGCTGCTAATTGCCTTAAAAGGAAGCTGCATGTCGCGATCGTCATCATTATCATTTAAATCTTCTCCCCAATAATGCATCGACAAGAAATCTACAAAACTTATATTTTGCAATTTCTTGTGTTCTTGATAATGCTCAATCAGTATTGGCAATTTGTAAAACTGCTGAACAAAACTACTGTTTGACGCTATTAGAAAAATAAATATGTAGACAATTTGTTTTCGCACCATGCAAACTTAACCCAAATAATATAATTTTCCACTATGAAAAATAGCTAGAATATA from Flavobacterium sp. KACC 22763 includes these protein-coding regions:
- a CDS encoding CusA/CzcA family heavy metal efflux RND transporter — its product is MLNKVIQFSVKNKLAIGIFTLLWIIYGVYEVTQLPIDAVPDITNNQVQIITTAPSLGAEDVERLITFPIEQAISNIPHLKESRSISRFGLSLVSVVFEDDADVYWARQQITERLQQVEIDRNANRPEMAPVTTGLGEIYQYVLKPKPGFEEKYSLEDLRTIQDWTIRRQLLGTAGIADVSTFGGKLKQYEIAVNPARLKAQNLTISEVFIALNTSNENTGGAYIEKGPTVSYIRSTGLAKSIKDIENIVVKSTQGGLPILVKDVADVKISSAIRYGALTTDEYGESVGGIVMMLKGENANNVIVNVKDKIAQIEKILPEGLKIEPFLDRTKMVDNAIGTVEKNLIEGALIVVLILVLFLGNLRAGFIVASVIPLAMLFAIIMMNTFGVSGNLMSLGALDFGLIVDGAVIIVEAILHHLHSSKKYQSVSNISQDEMDKEVTGSAARMMNAAVFGQIIILIVYLPILSLQGIEGKMFKPMAQTVAFAILGAFILSLTYVPMVSALFLSKKISHKKNLSDRIMERLENAYEGWLTKALRIRKAIVIGAFVLFGIAVLLFGRMGGEFIPQLEEGDFAVETRLLLGTNLSTTTETITKISKELKREYPEVQQVVSRIGSAEIPTDPMPIEGGDMIIVLKDKSEWTSASSFPELADKMTKTVKRIAPGVTTGFQFPVQMRFNELMTGAKQDLVCKIYGEDLQKLSEYAEKLGNISKTVEGAADLYVEKVTGMPQIVIDYNWAEMAKYGLRVADVNATINAAFAGAVAGSIYEGEKRFDMVVRVEDNERKGIEDVRNLLVATPSGMQIPLYQVAKVDEVEGPNQIQRENAKRRIIVGFNVRGRDVQSIVEELQEKVNQQIKFDPGYYITYGGAFENLQQAKARLGVAVPAALLMIFALLYFAFRSFKEGIIIFTAIPLSAIGGVFALVMRDMPFSISAGVGFIALFGVAVLNGIVLISEFNRIQKHGEITDPFDIILLGTKNRLRPVLMTAAVASLGFLPMALSNGAGAEVQRPLATVVIGGLVTATLLTLFVLPAIYLMTYHAKVFTKKRKKYMNNLTILLSILFIGNMANAQQLPISLDESISIAIQNNRTIKSAKLNEQSKNHLQKTAYNLPQTQIDADYGQFNSAQKDTRFGISQTFAFPTVYSNQRKALQADFNKAKAEAQLTSQEIKTRVRTIYYEYLWLQSKKELLVYADSIYRIMEKKSDLRFKAGEANVLEKSASQSARQFYSNQLVMVNRDLEIALNLFNSVLQDKVVYAPKREKVKAVLNLSLLENLKTENLPAVQRLEFESESAKWRWKTESAKLLPEITLGYNNLSIIGAQTNASGQEVYYDSSQRFNYINAGLSIPIFFTSQSERKRAAKAEYESYVELSEAVRIETKTNIENADREVKKYQESLEYYEKEGLKNAQTIIEASSSQLQNGDIDYLQWVLVVNQAITIKSEYLDALNAYNKAVVTLQNLNNI